The proteins below are encoded in one region of Candidatus Methylomirabilota bacterium:
- a CDS encoding AAC(3) family N-acetyltransferase, which yields MSERVSLLERLSGLAVDHLGAGQVSALRGHYHSLRVRLHPLIRAVNGTFGAADLRRELESRLPGPFEVLMVHSSVNHMVPMFMGTPLELLHELMAFCGSSRTLAMPAFYFGGAEDADAVAAFRREPRFDVRRTPSQMGMLTELFRRMKGVRQSLHPTHRVAALGPLATELTEGHDTAPSTFGPGSPFDFMARRDTLIVGLGKPFEILTQVHHAEALLGDEFPVPSEEVAVPVTIRDERGGERPFTLRVRRFARARNMWRLPELMTPGQLHSWTFHRVPLFSVRAAQVTADLIAAARAGRTLYPK from the coding sequence GTGAGTGAGCGGGTGAGCCTCCTGGAACGCCTGTCGGGTCTGGCGGTCGACCATCTGGGCGCCGGGCAGGTCTCGGCGCTGCGCGGTCACTATCACTCTCTCCGCGTTCGGCTCCACCCGCTCATCCGGGCGGTGAACGGCACCTTCGGGGCCGCCGATCTCCGCCGTGAGCTCGAGAGCCGCCTGCCCGGACCGTTCGAGGTCCTCATGGTGCACAGCTCGGTCAATCACATGGTGCCGATGTTCATGGGCACGCCGCTCGAGCTGCTGCACGAGCTCATGGCCTTCTGCGGCTCGTCACGGACGCTCGCGATGCCCGCCTTCTATTTCGGCGGCGCCGAAGACGCGGACGCCGTGGCCGCGTTCCGGCGCGAGCCGCGATTCGACGTGCGGAGAACTCCGTCGCAGATGGGAATGCTCACCGAGCTCTTCCGCCGGATGAAGGGCGTACGCCAGAGCCTGCATCCGACCCACCGGGTCGCCGCACTCGGTCCGCTGGCCACCGAGCTGACCGAAGGGCACGACACGGCCCCGAGCACGTTCGGGCCGGGCAGCCCCTTCGACTTCATGGCTCGGCGGGACACCCTGATCGTCGGCCTCGGCAAGCCCTTCGAGATCCTGACCCAGGTACACCACGCGGAAGCGTTGCTGGGCGACGAGTTCCCGGTCCCGAGCGAGGAGGTCGCGGTACCGGTGACCATTCGCGACGAGCGGGGAGGGGAGCGGCCATTCACGCTTCGGGTTCGCCGGTTCGCCCGGGCTCGGAACATGTGGCGACTCCCCGAGTTGATGACTCCCGGTCAGCTGCACAGCTGGACCTTCCATCGCGTTCCCCTCTTCTCGGTGAGGGCCGCCCAGGTGACCGCCGATCTCATCGCGGCCGCCCGCGCGGGCCGTACCCTCTACCCGAAGTAG
- a CDS encoding VOC family protein translates to MKFHHVGYAVADIDRYLKDFLLPLFAPARVSPVYEDPIQRVRVLFAEVSPGTLIELVEPLDQGSPVTRFLGDARGGLYHLCYEVEDLDAALTRFRKHRCLPLAPAAPAVAFGGRRIVFLMTPQRDLIELVEAGGSWPALDPV, encoded by the coding sequence ATGAAATTCCACCACGTCGGCTATGCGGTCGCCGACATCGATCGGTATCTCAAGGATTTCCTCCTGCCCCTCTTCGCCCCCGCGCGGGTGAGCCCGGTCTACGAAGATCCGATCCAGCGCGTCCGGGTGCTGTTCGCCGAGGTCTCCCCCGGCACCCTGATCGAGCTGGTGGAGCCCCTCGATCAGGGCAGCCCGGTCACCCGCTTCCTCGGAGACGCCCGCGGCGGACTCTATCACCTGTGCTACGAGGTCGAAGATCTCGACGCGGCGCTGACGCGGTTCCGCAAGCATCGTTGCCTTCCCCTGGCTCCGGCCGCGCCGGCGGTGGCGTTTGGCGGCCGGCGTATCGTGTTCCTGATGACACCTCAGCGCGATCTCATCGAGCTGGTGGAAGCGGGCGGGTCATGGCCGGCTCTCGACCCGGTGTGA